The following are encoded together in the Thiobacillus sp. SCUT-2 genome:
- a CDS encoding TIGR04255 family protein, with translation MAYTTSRPDGLPDFRDPPLNEVVLGVQFSPVKGYQQIYAGEVRNLFKSEYPQVQEQPPLPPEFEAFGLSSPSAKINLVTGATHDRFWFLTPLGDELIQFQQDRLLHNWRKVGDETNPYPRFEAMLDRFRSELERLQAYMGGFSAPALAINQCEISYINHIDVDSSRSDDWLRYVSFATEPDDFSLNFREVIRDSEGRPCARFSCEAVTGMKSGSRRTIVLTLTVRGAPKGPEIDSALDFITSGRKVIVSRFADVTTDVAHKKWGRVK, from the coding sequence GTGGCCTACACAACCTCACGGCCTGATGGCCTGCCGGACTTTAGAGATCCGCCCTTAAACGAGGTTGTTCTCGGCGTACAGTTTTCGCCGGTCAAGGGGTATCAGCAAATATACGCGGGGGAAGTTCGGAACCTCTTTAAGTCCGAGTATCCTCAGGTCCAAGAGCAGCCACCCCTACCGCCCGAGTTCGAAGCATTCGGGCTGTCGTCGCCTTCCGCAAAAATCAATCTTGTGACGGGTGCCACCCACGACCGATTCTGGTTCCTAACGCCCTTGGGGGACGAGCTGATCCAGTTTCAACAAGATCGTCTCCTTCACAATTGGAGGAAGGTGGGTGACGAAACGAACCCTTACCCGCGGTTTGAAGCAATGCTGGATCGCTTCCGGAGCGAACTTGAGAGACTTCAAGCGTATATGGGCGGGTTTTCTGCGCCCGCGCTTGCGATAAATCAATGTGAGATTTCTTACATCAATCACATTGATGTGGATTCCTCTCGTTCCGATGATTGGCTCCGCTATGTTTCGTTTGCGACCGAGCCAGATGACTTCTCGCTGAATTTTCGGGAGGTTATTCGGGACAGCGAGGGGCGGCCTTGTGCCCGATTTAGCTGTGAGGCTGTAACGGGGATGAAATCTGGAAGCCGGCGAACCATCGTGCTGACCTTAACGGTGCGCGGTGCACCAAAGGGCCCAGAAATCGATTCGGCGCTGGACTTTATTACCAGCGGTCGGAAAGTCATTGTTTCAAGGTTTGCCGACGTCACCACCGATGTCGCACATAAAAAATGGGGGCGTGTTAAATGA
- a CDS encoding replication initiation factor produces the protein METCSQLHPSNQKQSDDACGSDRACAADQRAELDKDATPSNTASNNCNCEEIGFIPLRWGVDSLYLSYPGMLADSVTRKLEALKKTAQSEAEAEQAKAQYCVGDHVFEVKDKGAGMFPFVLRDNAFRISLSRPKGGALPMAYVQVSSQLLAAFSPQRAEAMLSDVLLQLGDIEPAKVSRVDLYVDFVSCVDMESWNRHAWVTRAHKVGTHAVKGEFSGWSIGLGGVMSARLYNKTLEIESSGKEYLKELWLRAGWDGISPVWRLEFEFHREVLTQKGVSGLRETLRHLGGLWAYATDEWLRLTLPNEDDATRSRWPIHPLWACLASVDWGGDGGPLLDRFSSVSAPNEKQVVSRLLSSITTLMALNGDTCLDTAWDGLRLRLDNHLHNLSMWEGVHPRQYVEEKVRIKARRFNSILNREDEAPDYDEEARQYLRASRGG, from the coding sequence ATGGAAACCTGCAGTCAGCTGCATCCCTCGAACCAGAAACAGTCCGACGACGCGTGTGGGTCGGACCGCGCTTGCGCGGCCGACCAACGCGCGGAGTTGGATAAGGATGCGACGCCTAGTAACACAGCATCCAATAACTGCAATTGTGAGGAGATAGGGTTTATTCCATTGCGCTGGGGCGTAGACAGTCTCTATCTCTCTTACCCCGGCATGCTGGCCGATTCGGTCACCCGGAAGCTGGAAGCCCTTAAAAAAACCGCCCAATCCGAAGCCGAAGCCGAACAAGCCAAGGCGCAATACTGCGTCGGCGATCACGTCTTCGAGGTCAAAGACAAGGGCGCGGGCATGTTCCCCTTCGTCCTGCGGGATAACGCCTTTCGCATCTCGCTCTCACGTCCCAAGGGCGGAGCATTGCCGATGGCCTATGTCCAGGTGTCGAGCCAGCTGCTCGCGGCCTTCTCGCCCCAGCGAGCGGAAGCCATGTTGAGCGATGTTCTCCTGCAATTGGGTGACATCGAACCGGCCAAGGTGAGCCGCGTCGATTTGTACGTCGATTTCGTAAGCTGCGTGGACATGGAAAGCTGGAACCGCCATGCGTGGGTGACCCGCGCTCACAAGGTCGGCACCCATGCCGTGAAGGGGGAATTCTCCGGCTGGTCCATCGGCCTCGGCGGGGTCATGTCTGCGCGCCTGTATAACAAGACCCTCGAAATCGAGAGCAGCGGCAAGGAGTATCTGAAAGAACTCTGGCTCCGGGCGGGCTGGGATGGCATCTCGCCCGTTTGGCGTCTTGAGTTCGAGTTCCATCGCGAGGTGCTAACGCAAAAGGGCGTATCCGGTCTGCGTGAAACGCTGCGCCACCTGGGTGGTCTCTGGGCCTATGCTACCGACGAATGGCTGCGGCTGACGCTTCCCAACGAGGACGACGCCACCCGCTCCCGCTGGCCGATACATCCTTTGTGGGCCTGTCTCGCCTCCGTCGATTGGGGCGGCGATGGTGGCCCCCTGCTGGATCGGTTTTCCTCGGTCAGCGCACCCAACGAAAAGCAGGTGGTATCGCGCCTGCTCTCGTCCATCACCACCCTGATGGCCCTGAATGGCGATACCTGCCTGGACACGGCTTGGGACGGCCTGCGCCTCCGGCTGGACAATCACCTCCACAACCTCAGCATGTGGGAGGGCGTACACCCTAGGCAGTACGTCGAGGAAAAGGTCCGGATAAAGGCGCGGCGCTTTAATTCCATCCTCAATCGTGAGGATGAAGCGCCGGACTACGACGAAGAGGCACGCCAGTACCTCAGGGCGTCACGGGGCGGGTAA
- a CDS encoding tyrosine-type recombinase/integrase translates to MNATLPNGKRVRQSSGTESREEAEALLAKLKLEAFREHHFGIKRPRTWQEAVVRYLEVKASLRSIRDVRQICRGLHPYLGDLTLDQINGDVIWSIVQGELKKGNLPATVNRYLATLRSLLRMARDEWQWIDSIPKVRMLGGEVERDRWLTREEADRLIRFCPDHLAAVVRFALATGCRAREILGLEWIRVDLPRKTAWINQTKNGTPRGVPLNRDAATVLREQIGKHSQFCFTYRGEPIKRNVSNHAWFTALSKAGLEDFRFHDLRHTWASWHRQSGTSCDELKDLGGWKTRSMVDRYAKFATEHLAAAASRIESAAKDGVIELSRFSHGAAK, encoded by the coding sequence ATTAACGCAACCCTCCCGAACGGCAAGCGAGTACGTCAAAGCTCTGGGACTGAAAGCCGAGAGGAAGCCGAAGCGCTGCTAGCGAAACTTAAGCTGGAAGCCTTCCGCGAACACCATTTCGGCATCAAGCGGCCCCGGACTTGGCAGGAAGCTGTCGTGCGGTATCTCGAAGTCAAAGCCTCCTTGCGGAGCATTCGGGATGTAAGGCAGATCTGCCGGGGGCTTCACCCCTATTTGGGCGATCTGACCTTGGACCAGATTAACGGCGACGTGATTTGGTCCATTGTTCAGGGCGAACTCAAGAAGGGCAACCTCCCGGCAACCGTGAATCGGTACCTAGCTACCTTGCGCAGCCTCTTGAGGATGGCGCGGGATGAATGGCAGTGGATCGATAGCATCCCGAAAGTCCGCATGTTGGGCGGCGAGGTCGAGCGTGACCGCTGGCTGACGCGGGAAGAGGCGGATCGACTGATTCGTTTCTGCCCGGATCATCTGGCGGCTGTTGTGCGCTTTGCCTTGGCTACGGGGTGCCGCGCGCGGGAGATATTGGGCTTGGAATGGATCCGGGTGGATTTGCCCCGCAAAACTGCCTGGATTAACCAGACCAAGAATGGAACGCCGCGAGGCGTGCCGTTGAACCGTGATGCCGCAACCGTGCTGCGGGAGCAGATTGGCAAGCATTCCCAGTTCTGTTTTACCTATCGGGGTGAGCCGATTAAGCGGAACGTATCAAACCACGCTTGGTTCACTGCGTTGAGTAAGGCGGGGCTGGAGGATTTCCGTTTTCACGACCTGCGTCATACCTGGGCCTCCTGGCACAGGCAGTCGGGGACTAGCTGCGACGAGTTGAAAGACTTGGGCGGCTGGAAAACTCGCAGCATGGTGGACCGATACGCGAAGTTTGCGACGGAGCACCTGGCGGCCGCTGCGTCGCGGATTGAATCAGCCGCAAAGGACGGCGTGATCGAATTGTCACGATTCAGTCACGGTGCCGCCAAATGA